The following are encoded together in the Poseidonibacter lekithochrous genome:
- a CDS encoding lipocalin family protein yields MKLYLLPVLIILLFVSCSKKYENLETVEKVQIEKYLGSWYEIARYEHSFEKDCKNVKATYSINDDKKIKVINECVNINTNKKKEALGIAYTTNETNSKLRVSFFRPFYGDYWILMLGDNYEYALIGEPSREYLWILSRTKKLDEKIKKEILIKLPSLGFNESKLIWTIQE; encoded by the coding sequence ATGAAACTTTATCTATTACCAGTATTAATAATCTTACTTTTTGTTTCTTGCTCAAAAAAATATGAAAATCTTGAAACCGTAGAAAAAGTGCAAATAGAAAAATATTTAGGCTCTTGGTATGAAATTGCTAGATATGAACATAGTTTTGAAAAAGATTGTAAAAATGTAAAGGCCACATATAGTATTAACGATGATAAAAAAATAAAAGTAATAAATGAATGTGTAAATATAAATACAAATAAAAAAAAGGAAGCTTTAGGTATTGCATATACTACAAATGAAACAAATAGTAAATTAAGAGTTAGTTTTTTTAGACCTTTTTATGGTGACTATTGGATTTTGATGTTGGGTGATAATTATGAATATGCCTTAATAGGTGAACCATCAAGAGAGTATTTATGGATATTATCAAGAACTAAAAAACTAGATGAAAAAATAAAAAAAGAGATTTTAATAAAACTCCCAAGTTTAGGCTTTAATGAATCAAAACTTATATGGACTATTCAAGAATAA
- a CDS encoding DUF3833 domain-containing protein codes for MKTFNIILISFFIIIFTGCGSMKLSDFKNKTPILDVKTYFNGNLKAYGLVKDRSGKIIKTFKADMFGSWDKNGIGTLDEHFVYDNGERQRRIWTFTPSGNGEYIGTAGDIVGDAKLKSTGNTIMIDYTMRVPYNNSTLDINVKDWLHLQEDNVIINHSKMKKFGFEVGELVITIIKE; via the coding sequence ATGAAAACTTTTAATATAATACTCATCTCTTTTTTTATTATTATTTTTACGGGGTGTGGATCAATGAAACTAAGTGATTTTAAAAACAAAACTCCAATTTTGGATGTAAAAACATATTTTAATGGTAATTTAAAAGCTTATGGTTTAGTAAAAGATAGAAGTGGAAAAATTATTAAAACCTTTAAAGCAGATATGTTTGGTTCTTGGGATAAGAATGGTATTGGTACTTTAGATGAACATTTTGTTTATGATAATGGAGAAAGACAAAGAAGAATATGGACTTTTACTCCAAGTGGAAATGGCGAGTATATAGGAACTGCAGGAGATATTGTAGGTGATGCAAAACTAAAATCTACTGGTAATACAATAATGATTGATTATACAATGCGAGTTCCTTATAATAATTCAACACTTGATATAAATGTAAAAGATTGGCTTCATTTGCAAGAAGATAATGTGATAATTAATCACTCTAAAATGAAGAAATTTGGTTTTGAGGTTGGTGAGTTAGTAATAACTATAATTAAAGAGTAG
- a CDS encoding SAM-dependent methyltransferase — translation METLWHKFGDNFLSKLTYGRLKVKYPNGLIKHYGSDNTEEVNLELYNYDFFYKILLYGDVGFAESYMDEDFKTNNLTKLIEIALLNSNELGVKSEDNGKNSFINILPVFNKIKHYFRKNTKENSRKNISDHYDLSNDFYKLLLDDTMMYSSAIFRSKEETLYEAQKRKISHLANKLNLKDGDNVLEIGSGWGSMALHLAKEKNCNVTTVTLSNEQKKLCEDKFNKHNIEEKIDIFLKDYRDLKGQFDAIIAVEMFEAVGREYFDIFFKKCEELLKPSGVLVLQIITMPDNRYEDYSKGTDFIQKYIFPGGHLPSVSKILETTSKHTRLNLLHMEEFTEDYAKTLNIWHENFLNKLDEVKELGFDEYFIRMWKMYLSYCEAAFLTRNVNLVQVTFTRDQNIELNKGLVA, via the coding sequence ATGGAAACTTTATGGCATAAATTTGGTGACAATTTCTTATCAAAATTAACTTACGGAAGATTAAAAGTTAAATACCCTAATGGTCTTATAAAACATTATGGATCAGATAATACAGAGGAAGTAAACCTAGAACTTTATAATTATGATTTTTTTTATAAAATCTTACTTTATGGAGATGTTGGTTTTGCAGAAAGTTATATGGATGAAGATTTTAAAACTAATAATTTAACTAAATTAATAGAAATAGCACTGTTAAACTCTAATGAATTAGGAGTAAAAAGTGAAGATAATGGGAAAAATAGTTTTATAAATATACTACCAGTTTTTAATAAAATCAAACACTATTTTAGAAAAAATACAAAAGAGAATTCTAGAAAGAATATATCAGATCATTATGATTTATCTAATGACTTTTATAAGTTATTATTAGATGATACGATGATGTATTCATCAGCAATTTTTAGATCAAAAGAAGAGACTTTGTATGAAGCTCAAAAAAGAAAAATCAGTCATTTGGCAAATAAATTGAATTTAAAAGATGGAGACAATGTACTTGAAATAGGCTCTGGATGGGGTTCTATGGCATTACATTTAGCTAAAGAGAAAAACTGTAATGTTACAACAGTTACGCTAAGTAATGAACAGAAGAAACTATGTGAAGATAAATTTAATAAACATAATATTGAAGAAAAAATAGATATTTTTCTTAAAGATTACAGGGATTTAAAAGGTCAATTTGATGCAATAATTGCAGTAGAAATGTTTGAGGCAGTAGGACGTGAATATTTTGATATTTTCTTCAAAAAATGTGAAGAATTACTAAAACCTAGTGGAGTATTAGTATTACAAATAATCACAATGCCAGATAATAGATATGAAGATTATTCTAAGGGAACAGATTTTATTCAAAAGTATATTTTTCCAGGTGGACATTTGCCTAGTGTTTCAAAAATTCTTGAAACAACAAGTAAACATACACGATTAAACCTTTTACATATGGAAGAATTTACAGAAGATTATGCAAAAACATTAAATATTTGGCATGAAAATTTTCTAAATAAATTAGATGAAGTAAAAGAATTAGGGTTTGATGAGTATTTTATAAGAATGTGGAAAATGTATTTAAGTTATTGTGAGGCAGCATTTTTAACTAGGAATGTGAATCTTGTTCAAGTTACATTTACAAGAGATCAGAATATAGAATTAAATAAAGGATTAGTAGCATGA
- a CDS encoding DUF1365 domain-containing protein: MKHTLYDGVIYHKRFHPKEHNFSYKFFMLDIDLKNLDELKNKWFSNNKFNLFSFNTKDHFGSSEDFIENVRTLLKKFELKESSKMRFITLPRILNFVFNPISLLVIFDSENKPDFLLAEVHNYNGGRVIYPIKLNKNNNSYKGEIMKDMYVSPFFNRDGKYDFSFKYDEENVSLKIDLYEENKKMLTASFSGNSLHYNEENLMKLFLKHTFLTTFVVIRTVWQSLKLYLKGIKFRKAEEIDTKRRH; this comes from the coding sequence ATGAAACATACACTATATGATGGGGTGATTTATCATAAAAGATTTCACCCAAAAGAGCATAACTTTTCATACAAATTTTTTATGTTAGACATTGATCTTAAGAATTTAGATGAATTAAAAAATAAATGGTTTTCAAATAATAAATTTAATTTATTTTCATTTAATACAAAAGATCATTTTGGTTCTAGTGAAGATTTCATAGAAAATGTAAGAACTTTATTAAAAAAGTTTGAGCTTAAAGAAAGCTCAAAAATGAGATTTATCACCTTACCTAGAATACTAAATTTTGTATTTAATCCTATTAGTTTATTAGTGATATTTGATAGTGAAAATAAACCTGATTTTCTCTTAGCAGAAGTGCATAACTATAATGGTGGAAGAGTGATTTATCCTATAAAATTAAATAAGAATAATAATTCATACAAGGGTGAAATTATGAAAGACATGTATGTATCTCCATTTTTTAATAGAGATGGAAAATATGATTTTTCATTTAAATACGATGAAGAAAACGTATCTTTAAAAATAGATTTATATGAAGAAAATAAAAAGATGTTAACAGCTTCTTTTTCTGGAAATTCATTACATTATAATGAAGAAAATTTAATGAAACTATTTTTAAAGCATACTTTTTTAACTACATTTGTAGTAATTAGAACGGTATGGCAGTCTTTAAAACTATATCTAAAAGGTATAAAGTTTAGAAAAGCAGAAGAAATAGATACAAAAAGGAGACACTGA
- a CDS encoding NAD(P)/FAD-dependent oxidoreductase yields MKIAVLGAGISGLGSAYLLSKKHQVDLYEKDNRFGGHARTTQVEEDGKTFGVDTGFLVFNHETYPLLTKLFEQLDVKIENSDMSFGFWDQKNNMAYNGQSIGGLFFQKKNLFSLEHYLMIKNIVRFNKQANIDLETNELDLSLTLGEYLQSYSEVFKQRYIIPMGAAIWSTPSNKMNEFPALTFLRFFKNHGLLGVSTQHQWLTVSNGSINYVNKILPKISGKVIKNSNIISVKRVDNKVYLIDKNGEINIYDKVILAMHAPEALKILDDSSPKEQEILGAFSYKENNAVLHTDKNALYPNKNIYAAWNYKTSGKSNDVTLSYWINKLQNLITKKDYFVSLNETDEIKEVIENIKYSHPQFDLNAIKMQARRDEINGVNNTYFAGAYWRYGFHEDGLWSANTIAEKLGCEL; encoded by the coding sequence ATGAAAATTGCAGTATTAGGTGCAGGTATTAGTGGATTAGGTTCTGCCTATCTTTTAAGTAAAAAACATCAAGTTGACCTGTACGAAAAAGATAATAGATTTGGTGGACATGCAAGAACTACACAAGTTGAAGAAGATGGTAAAACATTTGGAGTTGATACTGGTTTTTTAGTATTTAACCATGAAACATACCCTTTATTAACAAAACTATTTGAACAATTAGATGTGAAAATTGAGAATTCAGATATGAGTTTTGGATTTTGGGATCAAAAAAATAATATGGCATACAATGGGCAATCTATTGGAGGTTTATTTTTCCAAAAAAAGAATTTATTTTCATTAGAACACTATTTAATGATTAAAAATATAGTGAGATTTAATAAACAAGCTAATATTGATTTAGAAACTAATGAATTAGATTTATCTTTAACATTAGGAGAGTATTTACAAAGCTACTCAGAAGTTTTTAAACAAAGATATATAATTCCTATGGGAGCTGCAATTTGGTCAACACCTAGTAATAAAATGAATGAATTCCCTGCTCTAACTTTTTTAAGATTTTTTAAAAACCACGGTTTATTAGGCGTTAGTACTCAGCATCAATGGCTGACGGTTAGTAATGGAAGTATTAATTATGTAAATAAAATTCTTCCTAAAATCTCAGGAAAAGTAATAAAAAATAGTAATATTATTTCTGTAAAAAGAGTTGATAATAAAGTATATTTAATAGATAAAAATGGTGAAATCAATATCTATGATAAGGTAATTTTAGCTATGCATGCACCTGAAGCATTAAAAATACTTGATGACAGTTCCCCAAAAGAGCAAGAAATATTAGGTGCTTTTTCTTATAAAGAGAATAATGCTGTTTTACATACTGATAAAAATGCTTTATATCCAAACAAAAATATTTATGCTGCTTGGAATTATAAAACAAGTGGAAAATCTAATGATGTGACTTTATCTTATTGGATTAATAAACTACAAAACTTAATCACAAAAAAAGACTATTTTGTTTCTCTAAATGAAACAGATGAAATAAAAGAAGTAATAGAAAATATCAAATATTCTCATCCTCAATTTGATCTAAATGCAATAAAAATGCAAGCTAGAAGAGATGAAATAAATGGAGTGAATAATACATATTTTGCTGGGGCTTATTGGAGATATGGTTTCCATGAAGACGGCCTTTGGAGTGCTAATACTATAGCTGAAAAATTAGGATGTGAGTTATGA
- a CDS encoding lipocalin family protein translates to MKALFILLIAFVSLYSNSPKAVDYVSPERFSGLWYEIARTYNSFEHSCVASTVEYQLKEQNEYKVFNRCFENEIGGKRIEFRGVAKAQSENSMSKLKMTYFWIFSNEYKVIYLNNYKSAVVVDDDMEYVWIMSRTPKMQKDEFEMIITLLNKYMNTNELIITPQDEKGRYR, encoded by the coding sequence ATGAAAGCTTTATTTATTTTACTTATAGCCTTTGTATCACTTTATTCAAATTCTCCTAAAGCTGTTGATTATGTAAGCCCTGAACGATTCAGTGGTTTATGGTACGAGATAGCAAGAACATATAATAGTTTTGAACATAGCTGTGTTGCTTCTACTGTTGAGTATCAATTAAAAGAACAAAATGAATACAAAGTATTTAATAGATGTTTTGAAAATGAAATTGGTGGTAAACGTATAGAGTTCAGAGGTGTAGCAAAAGCTCAAAGTGAAAACTCAATGTCAAAACTAAAAATGACTTATTTTTGGATTTTTTCAAATGAATATAAAGTTATCTATTTGAATAACTATAAAAGTGCTGTAGTGGTTGATGATGATATGGAGTATGTATGGATAATGAGCAGAACTCCAAAAATGCAAAAAGATGAGTTTGAAATGATAATTACTTTGTTAAATAAGTATATGAATACAAATGAATTGATTATAACACCTCAAGATGAGAAAGGAAGATACAGATGA
- a CDS encoding MFS transporter gives MKNLLRVLTYGILAIPIAFLGLPLYIYLPNFYVNEVGMNVAVVGAVLFIARLLDMLADPFIGRLSDTRIKRKNMILIGSVLILIGFYFLTHPTSSSSILYLLVFSVLTYIGFSLVNIPYLALNAQLGKDYYDNTRLSFSREICSILGILTALLLPYLFNVSENSKESLDLIYTSLLVVLPVVLVFFLLNIKSIKQVEVKYSFLETLKKFYKDFSKSKNIFIAFILNNLANAIPATLFLFYVELVLKREDLTGILLIVYFLSGVLSLPIWIYLSKKISKQKVWIISMTMASVVFCFVPFLNEDDYIAFSIISILTGMSLGADMAIPTSIQSDIAKRSEVLGNQVSGLLFGFWAMITKFSLAFAVVITFGILELVGFDSKNPDDLSLVTISLLYSILPVICKIIAIIFVINYKELH, from the coding sequence ATGAAAAATTTATTAAGAGTATTAACATACGGAATATTAGCAATACCAATTGCTTTTTTAGGATTACCACTTTATATATATTTACCAAACTTTTATGTAAATGAAGTAGGTATGAATGTAGCTGTTGTAGGAGCTGTTTTATTTATAGCACGATTATTAGATATGCTTGCTGACCCTTTTATTGGTAGATTAAGTGATACTCGAATAAAAAGAAAAAATATGATTCTAATTGGTTCGGTTTTAATTCTAATTGGATTTTATTTTCTAACACACCCTACTTCTAGTAGCTCAATACTGTATTTATTAGTTTTCTCCGTATTAACCTATATTGGATTTAGTTTAGTTAACATTCCATATCTTGCATTAAATGCTCAACTAGGAAAAGACTATTATGATAATACAAGATTATCTTTTTCAAGGGAGATATGTTCAATCTTAGGTATTTTAACTGCTTTATTATTACCATATTTATTCAATGTATCTGAAAATTCAAAAGAGAGTTTGGATTTAATATATACTTCATTATTAGTGGTTTTACCAGTAGTTTTAGTTTTCTTTCTACTTAATATAAAATCAATAAAACAAGTAGAAGTAAAATACTCATTTCTAGAAACACTAAAAAAATTCTACAAAGATTTTAGTAAATCAAAAAACATATTTATAGCTTTTATTTTGAATAATCTAGCAAATGCGATTCCTGCAACACTATTTTTGTTTTATGTTGAATTAGTCTTAAAAAGAGAAGACTTAACAGGAATATTACTAATTGTTTATTTTTTATCTGGAGTATTGTCTTTGCCTATATGGATATATTTATCAAAAAAAATATCTAAGCAAAAAGTATGGATAATTTCTATGACAATGGCATCTGTTGTTTTTTGTTTTGTACCTTTTTTAAATGAAGATGATTATATAGCCTTTTCAATTATATCAATACTTACAGGAATGAGTCTTGGAGCAGATATGGCAATACCTACATCAATACAATCAGATATTGCTAAACGATCTGAAGTTTTAGGCAATCAAGTCTCAGGCTTATTATTTGGATTCTGGGCAATGATTACAAAATTTTCTTTGGCCTTTGCCGTTGTAATTACATTTGGGATATTGGAACTTGTGGGTTTTGATAGTAAAAATCCTGATGATTTATCTTTAGTAACTATTTCCCTACTCTATTCAATACTTCCTGTAATCTGCAAAATTATTGCAATAATCTTTGTTATAAACTATAAAGAGTTGCATTAG
- a CDS encoding nuclear transport factor 2 family protein — MSYEKKLEEYINFFEKLNKDIKIDKYAEIYEEHIYFEDPFQKTYTLNALYKIYEEMFQNLHKPEFKINECAINQNIAYIQWTFSFKMNEKSSFESITGVSRVEFAENGKVISHIDYWDSSKNVFEKIPILKNILIFIKNKIKT; from the coding sequence ATGAGTTATGAAAAAAAACTTGAAGAGTATATAAACTTCTTTGAGAAACTAAACAAAGATATAAAAATCGATAAATATGCAGAGATATATGAAGAACATATATATTTTGAGGACCCTTTTCAAAAAACATATACATTAAATGCTTTATATAAAATATATGAAGAGATGTTTCAAAATTTACATAAGCCAGAGTTTAAAATTAATGAATGTGCAATAAATCAAAATATAGCATATATTCAATGGACTTTTTCCTTTAAAATGAATGAGAAATCTTCTTTTGAGAGTATAACCGGAGTAAGTAGAGTTGAATTTGCTGAAAATGGAAAAGTAATATCTCATATAGATTATTGGGATAGTTCTAAAAATGTTTTTGAAAAAATACCAATATTAAAAAATATATTAATATTTATAAAAAATAAGATAAAAACATGA
- a CDS encoding SDR family NAD(P)-dependent oxidoreductase, which translates to MKKNIWIIGSSSGIGLNLVKEFLKDGSNVIASARSAESSTALNELKKEYENLLLLNVDVSNIESIIKATKEVFSANDHLDTVFFNAGVYESMKYNEWNIKDFENMTNINYLGAVRVLNTLIPYFEKQGFGHCVFNASLSTYFGLPYGGAYSASKSALVNFAQSIQPELLAKNIQIQIINHGFVKTRLTAKNDFDMPELMDPEDAAKQIYNNLNDTYKFEIRFPYKLSLFLRFLNLLPYKLSLSITKRFLK; encoded by the coding sequence ATGAAAAAGAATATATGGATTATAGGTAGTAGTAGTGGCATTGGACTAAACTTAGTAAAAGAATTTTTAAAAGATGGTTCAAATGTAATTGCAAGTGCAAGAAGCGCGGAAAGCTCAACTGCTTTAAATGAACTAAAAAAAGAGTATGAAAACTTACTTTTACTTAATGTTGATGTTTCAAATATTGAATCAATTATAAAAGCAACAAAAGAAGTATTTTCAGCCAATGATCATTTGGATACAGTTTTTTTTAATGCTGGTGTTTATGAAAGTATGAAATATAATGAATGGAATATAAAAGACTTTGAGAATATGACAAATATAAACTATCTAGGAGCTGTTAGAGTTCTAAATACTTTAATACCCTATTTTGAAAAACAAGGTTTTGGACACTGTGTTTTTAATGCAAGTTTATCTACTTATTTTGGTTTACCTTATGGAGGAGCATATAGTGCTTCTAAATCTGCATTAGTAAATTTTGCTCAATCCATTCAACCTGAATTATTAGCAAAAAACATACAAATACAAATAATAAATCATGGTTTTGTAAAAACAAGACTTACAGCAAAAAATGATTTTGATATGCCTGAATTAATGGATCCAGAAGATGCAGCGAAACAGATATACAATAATTTAAATGATACCTATAAATTTGAAATTAGATTTCCTTATAAATTATCCCTATTTCTAAGATTTTTAAATCTTCTTCCTTACAAATTATCCCTATCAATTACTAAAAGGTTTTTAAAATGA